The segment CGAACCGAACGGGGGAGTCTGCAGGTCGATACCGGCCACTGCGCCAGTCTCGACCAGATCCGGGCGCCGCACCATTACCTGGGTGGTAATTGCCGCGCTGACCCGTGCCGAGCACTGTGGGGGGCATGAACGACATCCACAAGCACGACGTCCCCCGGTGGCTGCGCGTGGTGCTGAGGTGTGACCGCGCCGGGTCGTCCTGGTACATCGGCACCGGATTCTTCTTCGCGCCGGTCCTCGCCGTGCTCTCGCCGTGGCCGACGTTGACCACGGCGTTGTGGGTGGCGATCGCGCTCGCCGGTCTGTGGCTGGGGCTGCTGGGCATCGCGATGGCCACCGGTCTGGCCATCGTGCTCCGACGTAACGGCGAACTCGACGAGGACTACTGGCGGTCCATCCTGGATTACCCGGATGTGTCCGGAGGTACTGCGCGACAGGCTATCTCGACGAACCGGCATAGTCGACCTGCCAATGTTTGATGCCGTTGAGCCAGCCCGACCGCAGCCGCTCGGGCTTTTCCAGCGGGGTCAGATCGGGCATCGCGTCGGCGATCGCGTTGAACATCAGGTCAATCGTCATCCGGGCCAGGTTCGCACCGATGCAGTAGTGCGCGCCGGTGCCGCCGAAACCGACATGCGGATTCGGATCGCGCAGGATGTCGAAGCTGAACGGGTCCTCGAAGACCTCTTCGTCGAAGTTCGCCGAACGATAGAACATCACCACCCGCTGGCCCTTCTTGATCGGCACGCCGCCCAGTTCGGTGTCCTGCAGGGCGGTGCGCTGGAAGGACGTGACGGGTGTGGCCCACCGGACGATCTCGTCGGCGGTGGTGGCGGGGCGTTCCCTTTTGAACAGCTCCCACTGGTCGGGGAACTCGGTGAAGGCCATCATGCCCTGGGTGATCGAATTACGGGTCGTCTCGTTACCGGCCACCGCCAGCAGGATGACGAAGAAGCCGAACTCGTCGTCGGAGAGCTTGTGGCCCTCGACATCGGCCTGGACCAATTTGGTGACCAGGTCATCGCCCGGCCGGGCCGACCGTTCGGCCGCCATCTGCATGCCGTAGGTGATGAGCTCCACCGAGGCGCTGATCGCGTCGTTGTTCGCGAACTCCGGATCCTGGTCGCCGACCATCTGATTGGACCAGTGGAACAGCTTCATCCGGTCTTCCTGCGGCACACCCATCAACCCCGCGATCGCCTGTAGGGGCAGCTCACAGGACACCTGTTCGACGAAGTCGCCGCGGCCCTCGGACAGGGCGGCCTGGGCGATCTGGCGGGCGCGCTCGGCCAGATCGGCGCGCAACTGCTCCACGGCCCGCGGCGTGAACGCCCGCGACACGATCTTGCGCAGATGGGTGTGGTGCGGGGCGTCCATGTTGAGCAGCACGAACTTGCCGGAGTCGATCTGCTCGCGGACAGTGCCGTCCTTGTACCGCGGCAGTGCGGTCTTCTCCAGACTGGAGAAGACATCGCTGCGCCGCGACACCTCCTTGACGTCCTTGTGCTTGGTGACCACCCAGAAGCCACCGTCGTTGAACCCGCCGGCGCCGTCGGGTTGTTCGTTCCACCAAATCGGGGCCACCTTGCGCATCTGGGCGAGTTCGTCGACGGGCAGTCGCTCGGCATAGATGTCCGGATCGGTGAAGTCGAATCCAGCGGGCAGGTCGGGTGTCGGCATCGCGCAAACCTCCGCGGTAGTAACTGGTGTCGCTATCGCATTGCTACACCAGAGTGATGCTCCGCGTCCTCGAGTCGGCCAAGGTGACGGTGGCTGACAGAACAGCCGAGGAAACTCCTATGAAAGTCACAGCAGTCGCAGCTGTAACGAAACAGCCGCCGGGACGGAAAATCAGAGGGCAGGGTTCACGAGAGAGGAGCGTCGGCGATGATCGATATCGGAGCCAAAGTACTCAGCGCAGCCATCGGCGGCGGTTTCGTCGCGTTGTTCTTTGCCTCCCCGGCGGCTGCCGAACCCGCCCCGCCGCCGCCGGCGCCCGCCGTGGACGGCGCCGCCATACAGGCCGCCCCGGTGCCCGCGGTCCCCGTGCCGGCCGCCCCGGAGGGCGTGCCGCATCTGCCGAGTCCGGATGCCCTGCCCCCGGGGTCGACCATGGACCCCAGTGTGATGGCCGGCAGCGAGTCCCCGAACGTGAGCTATCTGCGGGATCTGTGGCACGCGGTGCAGAACCAGGAGCTCAGCGGTAAGGAGGCGCTGCTACTGGGCATTTCGCAGCGCAATCTGAACACACCGATCCCGGCCCAGGCGCCCGGTCCGAACGTGCCGATCACCCCGGGTGATCCCGCGCCGGCGCCCACCCCACCGCCGGCTCCGGCCGCCCCCGTCGCGCCCTGATCAGACGCCGACGGGCTCGATGCGCGCCGGCACGTGCTTGTGCCAGGGGGTGCCGGCGTAGGCGTCGCGCCAATCCGACGCGGTCAACGCATTCGGCGCGACTCCGGGAGCCGACACCGTGCCGTCGGTCGCGACGAAATCCAGCCCGAAGCCGTTGGGCAACGCGGCATGCCCGGGCAGCATCGCGTCGCTGATCTCGACGCCGGCCTCCGCCGCCCCGGATGCCGTCGTGATGCGGGCCCGCCCGCCGTCGACCAGGCCCAGTGCGCGGGCATCCTCGACGCTGACCCGCAGGGCCCCGCCGGCGTCGCGGGTGCGCCAGGCCGGGTCGCGGATGATGTCGTTGGCCGTGAACGCGCGCCGCTCACCGGCCGAGAGCACGATCGGATACGCACTGCTGGTCAGCGGGGGCCGATCGGCGGCCAACGCGGTCAGCTCGGCGACCAGTTCCGGGATGTCGAGGGCGATGCGCGCATCCGGATGGCTGATGAGCGTCCAGTCGTCGGCGTACTCGTGCTCGGTGAAGGTCACCCCGGAGCGGCTCTCCAGGATGGCGGTGAACAGCGCATTGCCGTCGGCGTGCCCGGCACGGCGCACCGCGTCGGGGTAGGTCGCCGCCGCCTTCTGCGCCAGCCCCCACAGGGCCGCCGCGCCGGCCAGCCCGTCGGGCAGGCTGGGGCCCAACGTCTCGTACAGCACGTAGGGCAAGACCTTGCCCAGCATCGGATTCGCGCCGATGGCGGTGAAGAAGGCGCGGGTGTACGCGTCCAGCCCGTCGGCGGCGGCACGGCGCAGCGGCTGCAGGTCGGCGTCGTCGACGACACCGAGTTCGCGCACCAGCCGCGCCCAGATCTCCGGCTCGGGCAGGGTGCCCGGCAGCGGTGCCAGCAGCCGGTGGCGCAGATGGAAGGTGTTGTGCGGGAATTCGAGGTTGAAGAAGGTCGCCTCGGCCTTCTCGAACTGGCTGGCCGCGGGCAGTACGTAATGCGCCAGCCGGGCGGTCTCGGTCATCGCGACGTCGACGACCACCAGCAGTTCCAGTGCGCGCAGCGCCTCGCCCACCGCGGCCGAGTCGGCGATCGAATGGGCCGGGTTGCTGCTCTCGACGATCATGGCCCGGAAGCGGTCCGGATGGTCGCCGAGAATCTCCTGCGGCACCACGTTGGACGGCACCAGGCCGGCGATGATCGGCGCCCCGGTGACCGGTGTGCGGCCCACCCCGCCGGCACCGAACAGCGGCGCGAAGGCCGAATGCAGGTGCTGGCTACCGCGTTTGGCGAAGTTCCCGGTGAGGATCCACAGCAACTTGTTCAGGTAGGAGCACAGCGTGCTGTTGGGCGCCTGCTGGATGCCGAGATCCTCGAAAACCGAAACGCTTGCGGCGGAGGCGATCCGGCGCGCCGACCGACGCAACAGCTCGACGTCCACCCCGCACCGCTGCGCGTAATCGTCGATGTCCACCCCGGCGAGCGCCTGGCGCACCGGCGCCACGCCGGTGACATGCTCGGCCAAGAACGCTTCGTCACACAGGTCCTCCTGCACCAGGACGGCGGCGAGTGCACTCAGGCACCAGGCGTCGGTGCCCGGCCGCACCCGCAGATGGAAGTCGGCGAGCTTGGCGGTGTCGGTGATCACCGGGTCGATGACGATCATGGAACGCGCCGGGTCCTTGGCGATCTCGTTGAGCACGGTGCGGGCCCGCGGAAAGCTCTGTGACATCCACGGGTTCTTGCCCACGAACACCGCGACCTCGGCATGCTCGAACTCACCGCGGGTGTGTCCGCCGTAGAGCTGGCTGTCCACCCAGAACTCGCCGGTCTTCTCCTGGGCCAGCGCATTCGAGCGGTAGCGGGCGCCGAGCGCCTTGAGGAACGCGCCGCTGTAGGCGCCACCGAGGTGGTTCCCTTGACCGCCGCCGCCGTAGTAGAAGATCTTGTCTCCGCCGTGTTCGTCGCGGATGCGGGCGAAGCCCTCGGCGATCTCGGTGATCGCGGTGTCCCAGTCGATTTCCTCGTAATCGCCGGCGGGGGTGCGCCGCATCGGTGAGGTCAGCCGGGCCCGGTTGTTCTGGTAGTGGTCCAGGCGCAGCGCCTTGTTGCAGGTGTAACCCTGTGACGCCGGATGCGCCTTGTCACCACGGATCTTGGCCAGGGTGCGGTCCTCGACCTGCACCACGATGCCGCAGTTGCATTCACAGAGAATGCACGCGCTGGGGTGCCACTCGGCTGTGTCGGTCATGTCAGGCCTTTCCGTCGCCGGATGCGGCGGTCACGAGGGCGCGTAGCTGCCGGTGGACGAGGTCGAGCGCGGTGCTGTTTCCGGTGGTGCGGGTCACCAGCACCGCGCCCTCGATCGAGGTGGTGATCAGCATGGCGAGTTCGGCGGCGTGGTCCGGCGAGGCGCCGTCGGCTTGCAGACGCTCATCGATGAGGTCGATCCACCTGGTGAACGCGGCGCCGGCACGGGTGAGGACATCGGTGCCGTCGGCTTCCACGGCCACGGCCACGACAGGGCAGCCGGCTCGGAACCCGCTGTCTGTCAGCTGGTTCCGGAAGTTCTCGACGATGAGGTCGAGTGCCTTGACAGCAGTGGCGGCCGACGATATCCGGCGTGCGATGTGTTCTGCCGCGTAGTCGACGGCCTCGCAGAGCAGTTGGGTACGTCCGCCGGGGAAGTGGTGATACGCCGAGCCGCGGGGCGCGCCGCTGTGTTCGAGCACATCGGAGATGGCGGTGGCATGCGCGCCACGTTCGCGGATCAGCAGTGCTGCCGAGACGATCATGCGGTCACGTGGGCTGCCCATGGCGCGGGATCCTTTCGGACAGGCGATTATGTAGAGCATCATACATAGAACGGCGGCAGGCAAGAGTCGGTGTTCGCCGATTTCTGCACGAGGGTCGCGGTGTCACGGAAATCGCGACCGTGGTGTGGAAAACGGTGCGCGACCCTTCCCCGAAATGCACGAATCCCGCCGGTCCGGGAGAACGGAGGCCGGCGGGAGTCGCGGGTTTCGGCGGGCGGGAGCGTAGCGACCCGGGGAGTTGACTCGGCGGGCTACACCGAGGCCGCCTCGTTGAGCTCGTTGAGGGTGTTGGTCGACTCCAGGTACTCCTGGACCCAGCGCTCGATCACCGCGGCGGTCTTCTCCACCTTGGTGAACTGACCGACGACCTGACCGATGGGATTGAACGCCACGTCGATGGTCTGGTCGGGGAACTTGTGCGTGGCGGCCACGGCCATCCCGGAGACCATGTACTGCAGCGGCATCCCGAGGGGCTCGGGATTGCCCGGGGTCTGCCAGGCGTCGGTCCAGTCGTTGCGCAGCATGCGGCACGGCTTGCCGGTGAAGGAGCGGCTGCGCACGGTGTCGCGGCTGGAGGCCTTGGCGTAGGTGGCCTGCTGGACGGGGGTGTTCTCGGCTTCCTCGACCATCAGCCACTGCGACCCGGTCCAGGCGCCCTGGGCTCCCATGGCCAGCGCGGCCGCGATCTGGTGGCCGCTGCCGATACCGCCGGCGGCCAGCACCGGCCGCGGCGCGACCTCTTTGACCACCTGCGGCCACAGCACGATCGAGCCGACCTCACCGCAGTGCCCGCCACCCTCGCCGCCCTGGGCGATGATGATGTCGACATCGGCCTCGGCATGCTTGCGGGCCTGGGCGGGAGAGCCGCACAGCGCGGCAACCTTGCGGCCGCTGTCGTGAATGTGCTTGATCATGTCCGCGGGCGGGGTGCCCAGGGCGTTGGCGATGAGCGTGACCTTCGGGTGCTGGAGCGCGATCTCGACCTGCGGCGTCGCGGTGGCCTCGGTCCAGCCCAGCAGTTGCAGCGCGTTGTCGTCCAGGTCACCGGTGGGCACACCGTGGTCGGCCAGCAACTTCTTGGCGAACTCCAGATGTTCCTGGGGTACCAGCGCGTTCAGGGTCGACTTCAACTCGTCGGCCGACATGTCGGCATCCATGCCTTCGTACTTGTTCGGGATCACGATGTCCACGCCGTACGGGTGGTCGCCGATGTGCTCGTCGATCCAGTTCAGCTCGACCTCGAGCTGTTCGGGAGTGAAGCCGACCGCCCCGAGCACGCCGAACCCGCCGGCCTTGCTGACCGCGACCACCACGTCACGGCAGTGGGTGAAGGCAAAGATCGGGAACTCGATACCCAATTGGTCGCAGAGGGGAGTGTGCACGCAGGCTCCTAGGTTGGGCGATCGCAAATCGCAGACTGAAACGTGTTCTAGTTTAGTATCCCGCCCCTCGATTTCCGCAATGCCCGACGGTGCGTTTGTCGGCGTCGACGTCGACAGCGTGCGAGAATGTCGTTACCGTTTTTCGAGAGGGCGATTAACAATCGTCGTATTCGCCGCCGGTGGGAGGGCCACGATATGAAGGACTGGCTGGCCAACTCGTTGGTCCTGGTGTCGGACTACCGGGTGCCCGACCCGAGCACCGTCTGGCCGCTGCTGCAGCGCCGCACCGAATCCCTTGCCGATATGGGCGTGCACCATGTACTGGTCTACACCTCGACCACCGATCCCGAGCGCGTTCTGGTGATTCTGGGCATCCACGCCCGCGAGCCGGTGCTGGATCTGCTGCGGTCCCGGGTGTTCTTCGACTGGTTCGACGCCGTGGGCGTCCAGGACCTGCCCGCGGTGTTCGCCGGCGAACTGTTCGACCGCATCGATTTCGACCACGATGAGCATCCGGCACCGCCGGTGATGGTCTCGATGGTGACCTCGGTCGCCGATATCGCCGAACTGAACCTCCGGGTGCGCGGCGCAGCATCAGCCTTCCACGCCGCTGGAGTGCAGCGCTTCTGGAGCTTCCGCGCACTCGATGATCCGCACGAGGTGCTGATCCTGCAGCAGATCGACGACGAACTCAGCGCGCGGCGATGGCTGCACGACTCCGACGATGCCGCCGAATGGCTCGCCGAGGCCGGTGTGGGCGCCTATCCTCCGGTGTTCATCGGTCAGTTCCAGCAGATGATGCGCATCGAGCGCTGATGTTCGTCTGCCTCTGCAACGGCATCACCAGCCATGAGGTGGCTGCGGTGGTGGACCGCGGCGCGGCCACGACCAAAGAGGTGGCCTCCGCCTGCGGGGCCGGCGCCGACTGCGGCCGCTGCCGGCGCACGGTCCGCGCGATCATCGAATCCCGGGGCGCTGGACGCGAGACCACCAGCGCCGGTCCTCACCGGAACTGACCCGCAGCACCGGCCAGCCGTTCCTGGCCGCGGCGGCCGCCAGGCCGGGTCGCGGATTGACCGCGGTGGGATGCCCGACCGCATCGAGCACGGGCAGATCCTCGGTGCCGTCGGCGTAGCAGAAGCTCTCGGCCAGATCGATGCTCCGGCTGGAGCTGAACTCCATGACGGCCCTTGCTTTCTGGCGACCCCAGATGATGGGTCTGACGATCTGGCCGGTGAGCTTGTCCGCGGCGTCCACCTCGAAGTGGTTGCACAACACGTGCTCGATGCCCAGATGCCGGGCGACAGGACCGGCATGCATGGTCAGCGCCGACGAACTCATCGCCACGGTGTGGCCGCGCTCCTGGTGCGCGGCGACCACCCGAGTCATCGCCGGGAAGAGTCGGGTCGCGATCCTGGTGGTGAACAACTCGTCGCCGAGCGCCTCAAGATCCGCCAGTGGTTCGCCGGCGAGATAGCCCGCGGCGCGTTGTAACAGCCGGGCGAACTGCATCCGCCCGAATTTGTAGCGGAGGCTCGCCTCGAAGATTCCGGACAGTTCTCCGAACCCGGACTGCCCGTTGCGGATGCGGTGCCCGGCATGGACGGTTGCGGTGAACCCGCGCACGAGCGTGCCGTCCAGATCGAAGAACGCGCCGATGTGCGGGCCCGGCGGGCTCGCGAGGATGGCTGGCAGCGGGTCGGTCACAGATCCATTGTGCGTGCCGCCGGGACTAGGCCGGGTACACCAGGCCCTTGCCGGTGCCCAGCGGCAGATCGAGGGTGGTGCGGATACCGGGTGCGGCGGCCACCACATCGGGGATCGCGTTGACGATCCGTCCGGCGGCGGCCAGGATCGCGGCGTAGTTGTGGTCGCCGCGGCTGCTGGTCGGGCAGATGTCCACGACGTAGGACGGCTCACCGGTGATCTCCACCCGGTACGAGCCACCGGGCTGGGCCGGCTGAGCCCAGTCCGGGCGGAGATCCGCACGGACCCGGGTGATGTGTTCGACCACGATGACCGGCTTGCCCGCGACCATGCCGCTGATCTCGAATCGCATGGCGGCCACCGTGCCCTTGGCGATGACACCGGTGGCGACCGGGATATCTTCGGGCGCCGGTTCCAGTTCGTAGTGCTCGGTGATCTCGTCGACCTCGACCCCGAGACCGGCGGCCAGCATCCGGATCGCTGTGCCCCACGCCGCGCCGAGGACTCCGGGCAGGAAGAGCATGCCCGGCTGATCGAGGGGGTTGCCGAACCCCATCACGATGGACATCACCTCGGTGCCGTCGTAGGTGGCGTAGTCGGCGATCTCCATGGTCTTGATCTGATCGATGCGCTGGCAGGTACTGGCGATCGCAAACGGGATCAGGTCGGTGGCGAAACCCGGATCCACACCGGTGATGTACACGCTCGAATTGCCCTGTCGTGCCGCCTCTTCGACTCGCGCGATGGCCTTGTCGGGCATCGCACCCCAGGGGAACTGCAGCCCGCCGGGCGCCGACCCGACCACGTTGATGCCGGCCGAGAGCGCCGCGATCACGTCGCGGGTCGCCTCCACGGGGCGGGTGTCGCCCATCGCGCAGTACACCAGGCAGTCCGGCGCCGCGTCGATCGCCCCGTCGATACCCAGCGTCGCGGTCACCCCGGTGACGGTGTCGAGTCCGGCGAGTTCCCCGGCATCGACACCGACCTTGGCCTCGGTGGACGTACCCACCGCGACGAGGTCGAAGCGAGGGTCCCCGATGAGCTGGATCAGGGACAGCCGGCCACAGTTTCCGGTGCCGACGAGTGCCACGCGAATGGCCATACAGGACTCCTTGGGGTGTTTGGTCTGATCGCAGTATGCGGGGGTCGCGGGCAAATTGGAACAGGTTCTAGTTGATTTCGACGTTGAGGTAGCCTGTCGCCTCATGGGACGTGTGGACGGAAAAGTTGTACTGATCAGCGGTGGCGCACAGGGGA is part of the Mycobacterium adipatum genome and harbors:
- a CDS encoding TetR/AcrR family transcriptional regulator, whose product is MGSPRDRMIVSAALLIRERGAHATAISDVLEHSGAPRGSAYHHFPGGRTQLLCEAVDYAAEHIARRISSAATAVKALDLIVENFRNQLTDSGFRAGCPVVAVAVEADGTDVLTRAGAAFTRWIDLIDERLQADGASPDHAAELAMLITTSIEGAVLVTRTTGNSTALDLVHRQLRALVTAASGDGKA
- a CDS encoding HAD family hydrolase codes for the protein MTDPLPAILASPPGPHIGAFFDLDGTLVRGFTATVHAGHRIRNGQSGFGELSGIFEASLRYKFGRMQFARLLQRAAGYLAGEPLADLEALGDELFTTRIATRLFPAMTRVVAAHQERGHTVAMSSSALTMHAGPVARHLGIEHVLCNHFEVDAADKLTGQIVRPIIWGRQKARAVMEFSSSRSIDLAESFCYADGTEDLPVLDAVGHPTAVNPRPGLAAAAARNGWPVLRVSSGEDRRWWSRVQRPGIR
- a CDS encoding nitronate monooxygenase — its product is MHTPLCDQLGIEFPIFAFTHCRDVVVAVSKAGGFGVLGAVGFTPEQLEVELNWIDEHIGDHPYGVDIVIPNKYEGMDADMSADELKSTLNALVPQEHLEFAKKLLADHGVPTGDLDDNALQLLGWTEATATPQVEIALQHPKVTLIANALGTPPADMIKHIHDSGRKVAALCGSPAQARKHAEADVDIIIAQGGEGGGHCGEVGSIVLWPQVVKEVAPRPVLAAGGIGSGHQIAAALAMGAQGAWTGSQWLMVEEAENTPVQQATYAKASSRDTVRSRSFTGKPCRMLRNDWTDAWQTPGNPEPLGMPLQYMVSGMAVAATHKFPDQTIDVAFNPIGQVVGQFTKVEKTAAVIERWVQEYLESTNTLNELNEAASV
- a CDS encoding cytochrome P450, whose product is MPTPDLPAGFDFTDPDIYAERLPVDELAQMRKVAPIWWNEQPDGAGGFNDGGFWVVTKHKDVKEVSRRSDVFSSLEKTALPRYKDGTVREQIDSGKFVLLNMDAPHHTHLRKIVSRAFTPRAVEQLRADLAERARQIAQAALSEGRGDFVEQVSCELPLQAIAGLMGVPQEDRMKLFHWSNQMVGDQDPEFANNDAISASVELITYGMQMAAERSARPGDDLVTKLVQADVEGHKLSDDEFGFFVILLAVAGNETTRNSITQGMMAFTEFPDQWELFKRERPATTADEIVRWATPVTSFQRTALQDTELGGVPIKKGQRVVMFYRSANFDEEVFEDPFSFDILRDPNPHVGFGGTGAHYCIGANLARMTIDLMFNAIADAMPDLTPLEKPERLRSGWLNGIKHWQVDYAGSSR
- a CDS encoding (2Fe-2S)-binding protein is translated as MFVCLCNGITSHEVAAVVDRGAATTKEVASACGAGADCGRCRRTVRAIIESRGAGRETTSAGPHRN
- a CDS encoding fatty-acid--CoA ligase; this translates as MKDWLANSLVLVSDYRVPDPSTVWPLLQRRTESLADMGVHHVLVYTSTTDPERVLVILGIHAREPVLDLLRSRVFFDWFDAVGVQDLPAVFAGELFDRIDFDHDEHPAPPVMVSMVTSVADIAELNLRVRGAASAFHAAGVQRFWSFRALDDPHEVLILQQIDDELSARRWLHDSDDAAEWLAEAGVGAYPPVFIGQFQQMMRIER
- a CDS encoding molybdopterin-dependent oxidoreductase — translated: MTDTAEWHPSACILCECNCGIVVQVEDRTLAKIRGDKAHPASQGYTCNKALRLDHYQNNRARLTSPMRRTPAGDYEEIDWDTAITEIAEGFARIRDEHGGDKIFYYGGGGQGNHLGGAYSGAFLKALGARYRSNALAQEKTGEFWVDSQLYGGHTRGEFEHAEVAVFVGKNPWMSQSFPRARTVLNEIAKDPARSMIVIDPVITDTAKLADFHLRVRPGTDAWCLSALAAVLVQEDLCDEAFLAEHVTGVAPVRQALAGVDIDDYAQRCGVDVELLRRSARRIASAASVSVFEDLGIQQAPNSTLCSYLNKLLWILTGNFAKRGSQHLHSAFAPLFGAGGVGRTPVTGAPIIAGLVPSNVVPQEILGDHPDRFRAMIVESSNPAHSIADSAAVGEALRALELLVVVDVAMTETARLAHYVLPAASQFEKAEATFFNLEFPHNTFHLRHRLLAPLPGTLPEPEIWARLVRELGVVDDADLQPLRRAAADGLDAYTRAFFTAIGANPMLGKVLPYVLYETLGPSLPDGLAGAAALWGLAQKAAATYPDAVRRAGHADGNALFTAILESRSGVTFTEHEYADDWTLISHPDARIALDIPELVAELTALAADRPPLTSSAYPIVLSAGERRAFTANDIIRDPAWRTRDAGGALRVSVEDARALGLVDGGRARITTASGAAEAGVEISDAMLPGHAALPNGFGLDFVATDGTVSAPGVAPNALTASDWRDAYAGTPWHKHVPARIEPVGV
- a CDS encoding diacylglycerol kinase; the encoded protein is MAIRVALVGTGNCGRLSLIQLIGDPRFDLVAVGTSTEAKVGVDAGELAGLDTVTGVTATLGIDGAIDAAPDCLVYCAMGDTRPVEATRDVIAALSAGINVVGSAPGGLQFPWGAMPDKAIARVEEAARQGNSSVYITGVDPGFATDLIPFAIASTCQRIDQIKTMEIADYATYDGTEVMSIVMGFGNPLDQPGMLFLPGVLGAAWGTAIRMLAAGLGVEVDEITEHYELEPAPEDIPVATGVIAKGTVAAMRFEISGMVAGKPVIVVEHITRVRADLRPDWAQPAQPGGSYRVEITGEPSYVVDICPTSSRGDHNYAAILAAAGRIVNAIPDVVAAAPGIRTTLDLPLGTGKGLVYPA